The following proteins are co-located in the Gordonia polyisoprenivorans genome:
- a CDS encoding MCE family protein, which yields MTGRLGIGKRAWQIIALLVLLVLIVVAGYIGYNRVTNTRLTAYFATTTGLYNGDPVRVLGVNVGHVTSITPRSGDVKVEMDVDRSVRIPADARAVVVAQSLVSGRFIQLTPVYSSGPQMTDGTDIPMERTAVPMEWDQVKQQLQRLTDAVGPNGADPGAAARAIDVGAQNLDGAGQSINNSITQLSDVMGTLASGRDDLFTTIRNLQKLTDALSSSHEQMVQFNGRIASVSSVLADNTDQLNGALHNLDSAMTDVQNFINTNQNSLTGAVSRLAQTTGILAAKDEQMRGLLHSAPNQLANFYNIYNPLTGSLSGVFGLGMGNNLITLLCGTMEANNRPGQSQVDIDKCVDTLAPVLQSIVVAYPPFMSNPVNGINATPGQVTYQNADVAARAQQGIRNQDAATRRANGGGPLADLLVPWGGAG from the coding sequence ATGACCGGACGTCTCGGAATCGGCAAGCGCGCGTGGCAGATCATCGCGCTGCTGGTATTGCTCGTACTGATCGTGGTGGCCGGATACATCGGCTACAACCGGGTCACCAACACCCGGCTGACCGCGTACTTCGCCACCACCACCGGCCTCTACAACGGCGACCCGGTGCGGGTGCTCGGCGTCAACGTCGGTCACGTCACCTCGATCACCCCGCGCAGCGGTGACGTCAAGGTCGAGATGGATGTCGATCGCAGCGTCAGGATCCCCGCCGACGCGCGCGCGGTCGTCGTCGCCCAGAGCCTGGTGTCGGGCCGCTTCATCCAGCTGACCCCGGTGTACTCGTCGGGCCCGCAGATGACCGACGGCACCGACATCCCGATGGAGCGGACCGCCGTCCCGATGGAGTGGGATCAGGTCAAACAGCAACTGCAACGGCTGACCGATGCGGTCGGCCCCAACGGCGCCGACCCGGGTGCCGCGGCGCGCGCCATCGACGTCGGCGCGCAAAACCTCGACGGCGCAGGACAATCCATCAACAACTCGATAACCCAGCTCTCCGACGTGATGGGCACGCTGGCATCGGGACGGGACGACCTGTTCACCACGATCCGCAACCTACAGAAGCTGACCGACGCGCTCTCGTCGAGCCATGAGCAGATGGTGCAGTTCAACGGACGCATCGCGTCGGTATCGAGCGTCCTCGCCGACAACACCGATCAACTCAACGGTGCTCTGCACAACCTGGATTCGGCGATGACCGACGTCCAGAACTTCATCAACACCAACCAGAACTCGTTGACCGGCGCGGTGTCGCGGCTGGCGCAGACCACCGGCATCCTGGCCGCCAAGGACGAACAGATGCGCGGGCTGCTGCATTCGGCGCCCAACCAGCTCGCCAACTTCTACAACATCTACAACCCGCTGACCGGATCGTTGTCCGGGGTGTTCGGACTCGGTATGGGCAACAACCTGATCACGCTGCTGTGCGGGACGATGGAGGCCAACAACCGGCCCGGCCAGAGCCAGGTCGACATCGACAAATGCGTCGACACCCTGGCGCCCGTGCTGCAGTCCATCGTCGTCGCCTACCCGCCGTTCATGTCCAATCCGGTCAACGGCATCAACGCGACACCCGGCCAGGTGACCTACCAGAACGCCGACGTGGCCGCGCGCGCCCAGCAGGGCATCCGGAACCAGGATGCGGCGACCCGACGCGCCAACGGCGGTGGGCCGCTCGCCGACCTGCTCGTCCCGTGGGGCGGTGCGGGCTGA
- a CDS encoding MCE family protein encodes MSTSGTSRGPFGNLFRSNRSGSDEADVARENKRGGRTRRQIGLIGIVVTAMVVVVALQMDKLPLISPISTYTAYFDDAGGLVTGDIVTVAGVNVGTVEGIRLASTDAGTKAAVSFRMNDTVSMGTDTQAAIKTETVLGRRNLTILPHGTGRIEPGGEIPNRNTVAPYSLTDALDNATDTLSQTNTAELNKALDTLSVTFSATPDQVQGAVDGVAKLSKAVADRDNALRELLAKASGVTQVIGDRSKQLNQLLLDANMLLGELQFRRAAIAQLISGTRDVAAQISGFINDNNAQLTPVLDKFNKVLDILNDNENNLKETVDRLGPFANALGESVANGPNFDSLVGVSTFGDYTATFMKVLQQKYPEVAQAFSYSGFPLLPNAWSQAPGANPPPRTPVPSPTIPTPPPSTPTTRPGG; translated from the coding sequence ATGAGTACGTCGGGAACGAGTAGGGGTCCGTTCGGGAATCTGTTCCGCAGCAATCGGTCCGGGTCGGACGAGGCCGATGTGGCCCGCGAGAACAAGCGCGGCGGGCGGACCCGCAGGCAGATCGGTCTGATCGGCATCGTGGTGACCGCGATGGTGGTCGTGGTGGCCCTGCAGATGGACAAGCTGCCGCTGATCTCGCCGATCAGCACCTACACCGCCTACTTCGACGACGCGGGCGGCCTGGTCACCGGCGACATCGTGACCGTCGCCGGGGTCAATGTGGGCACCGTGGAGGGCATCCGCCTGGCGTCGACCGACGCCGGAACCAAGGCCGCCGTCAGTTTCCGGATGAACGACACGGTCTCGATGGGTACCGACACCCAGGCCGCGATCAAGACCGAAACCGTGCTGGGCCGACGGAATCTGACGATCCTGCCGCACGGGACCGGGCGGATAGAGCCGGGAGGGGAGATCCCCAACCGCAACACCGTCGCCCCGTACTCGCTGACCGACGCCCTCGACAATGCGACCGACACTCTCTCGCAGACCAACACCGCCGAACTCAACAAGGCGCTCGACACGCTGTCGGTGACGTTCTCGGCCACCCCGGATCAGGTGCAGGGAGCCGTCGACGGTGTCGCGAAGCTGTCCAAGGCGGTCGCCGACCGCGACAACGCGCTACGCGAGCTGCTCGCCAAGGCCTCCGGGGTCACCCAGGTCATCGGTGATCGCAGCAAGCAGCTCAACCAACTGCTCCTCGACGCCAACATGCTGCTCGGCGAGTTGCAGTTCCGGCGCGCGGCGATCGCCCAGCTCATCAGCGGCACACGCGATGTCGCCGCGCAGATCAGCGGTTTCATCAACGACAACAACGCCCAGCTGACGCCGGTGCTCGACAAGTTCAACAAGGTGCTCGACATCCTCAACGACAACGAGAACAACCTCAAGGAGACCGTCGACCGGCTCGGGCCGTTCGCCAACGCCCTCGGCGAATCGGTCGCCAACGGACCCAACTTCGACTCGCTGGTCGGCGTCAGCACCTTCGGTGACTACACCGCCACATTCATGAAGGTGTTGCAGCAGAAGTATCCCGAAGTCGCGCAAGCCTTCTCGTATTCGGGATTCCCGTTGCTGCCCAACGCGTGGAGCCAGGCGCCGGGCGCCAACCCCCCGCCCCGCACCCCGGTACCCTCGCCGACGATTCCCACCCCGCCGCCATCGACCCCGACGACAAGGCCGGGTGGTTGA
- a CDS encoding MCE family protein: MDNRARAFRATVIKLGAFAIVMVLVFIGLVVVFSNYRSGSSDDYRALFSSASQIKSGSKVKIAGVEVGSVDNVSLTPDNEALVKFSVDDQYKLPKSVRALIRYENLTGDRYLELQQGPGDPDDTLAPSDTIPASQTEPALDLDKLLGGFKPLFRTLDANEVNELSTSLVAVFQGQGPALNKLLADTASFTNALGDRDQLIDSVIDNLNQMLGTLDGDRGGLDTSLDQMQMLITGLSAQRGTIGNSLTQTAQVTDGLADLLSSTRPGLKSTLTSIGVASDNVLAAEPFLRSLLPRLPNDYKKLSNLGSYGAWLQIYFCRIRLLLSGPDGKQYFFTSNDVMGDTTKAGGRCSSQS, encoded by the coding sequence TTGGATAACCGCGCACGCGCGTTCCGCGCGACCGTCATCAAACTCGGCGCCTTCGCCATCGTGATGGTGCTGGTGTTCATCGGACTCGTCGTCGTGTTCAGCAACTACCGATCCGGTAGCTCCGACGACTACCGGGCGCTGTTCTCCAGTGCCTCGCAGATCAAGTCGGGCAGCAAGGTCAAGATCGCCGGGGTCGAGGTGGGCTCGGTCGACAACGTCTCGCTGACCCCCGACAACGAGGCGCTGGTGAAGTTCTCCGTCGACGACCAGTACAAGCTACCCAAGTCGGTGCGCGCGTTGATCCGCTACGAAAACCTCACCGGCGACCGATATCTCGAGCTGCAGCAGGGACCCGGCGACCCCGACGACACGCTCGCGCCGTCGGATACGATCCCGGCCTCGCAGACCGAGCCGGCACTCGACCTCGACAAGCTCCTCGGCGGGTTCAAGCCGTTGTTCCGTACCCTCGACGCCAACGAGGTCAACGAACTGTCGACCTCGCTGGTGGCCGTCTTCCAGGGGCAGGGTCCGGCGCTGAACAAACTTCTCGCCGACACCGCCTCGTTCACCAACGCCCTCGGTGACCGGGATCAGTTGATCGATAGCGTCATCGACAACCTGAATCAGATGCTCGGCACTCTCGACGGCGACCGCGGTGGCCTCGACACCAGCCTCGACCAGATGCAGATGCTCATCACCGGACTGTCGGCGCAGCGCGGCACCATCGGCAACTCGCTGACCCAGACCGCGCAGGTCACCGACGGACTCGCCGACCTGCTGTCCTCGACCCGGCCCGGCCTCAAATCCACCCTGACCAGCATCGGCGTCGCCTCGGACAATGTGCTTGCGGCCGAACCGTTCCTGCGGTCGCTACTGCCGCGCCTGCCCAACGACTACAAGAAGCTCTCGAATCTCGGTAGCTACGGCGCCTGGTTGCAGATCTACTTCTGCCGGATTCGCCTGCTGCTCAGCGGTCCGGACGGCAAACAGTACTTCTTCACCTCCAACGACGTCATGGGGGACACCACCAAGGCCGGGGGGAGGTGTTCGTCGCAATCATGA
- a CDS encoding MCE family protein — protein MASRGERSNWVRKLAAVIMVGGLIAIIAAASGSFLGWFASTERVTLQAPRAGLVMSPDAKVRLRGVQVGTVKSITETGDHAVLALDINSDQMSQIPGNVTAQIKSNTVFGAKSVYFEVPPTGPSGQLQPGQNIDAQHVVVELNTVYQQLVAVLADIQPDKLNATVGAVNTALSGRGADIGNSLGTLSGLLGKTNPHLPELDELIRQTATVTNVYGDVMGDLMRTIDNAVYTGNTLRDNASNFDALLINVTGMANTINNDVLAPSKADLMATLSQFDPVSQLLGYQAPGISCFLRTTAIGADMAKPYEGGENGMLKLYAGLLPGKEPYTYPNSLPRVDAQGAPTCAGGLSNPNTTEHSKFYVTDNAQVPYQPRMTPKVNREKLFQLLFGEPDLG, from the coding sequence ATGGCGAGTCGAGGAGAACGCAGCAACTGGGTACGCAAGCTCGCCGCGGTCATCATGGTGGGCGGGCTGATCGCGATCATCGCCGCCGCCTCCGGGTCGTTCCTCGGTTGGTTCGCCTCCACCGAGCGGGTGACCCTGCAGGCCCCCCGCGCCGGCCTGGTGATGAGCCCCGACGCCAAGGTGCGCCTGCGCGGGGTGCAGGTGGGCACCGTCAAATCGATCACCGAGACCGGTGACCATGCCGTCCTCGCCCTCGACATCAACTCCGATCAGATGTCGCAGATCCCCGGCAACGTGACCGCGCAAATCAAGTCCAACACCGTCTTCGGGGCCAAGTCGGTGTACTTCGAGGTGCCGCCGACGGGACCGAGCGGACAGTTGCAGCCCGGCCAGAACATCGACGCCCAGCACGTCGTCGTCGAACTCAACACCGTCTATCAGCAGCTGGTTGCGGTACTCGCCGACATCCAGCCCGACAAACTCAACGCCACCGTCGGTGCGGTCAACACGGCGCTGTCCGGTCGTGGCGCCGACATCGGCAATTCGCTGGGCACGTTGTCGGGGCTGCTCGGCAAGACCAATCCGCATCTGCCCGAACTCGACGAGCTGATCCGGCAGACGGCGACGGTGACCAATGTCTACGGCGATGTGATGGGTGATCTTATGCGCACCATCGACAACGCGGTGTATACCGGGAACACGTTGCGCGACAACGCCTCCAACTTCGATGCGCTGCTGATCAACGTGACCGGCATGGCCAACACGATCAACAACGACGTCCTGGCGCCGTCGAAGGCCGACCTCATGGCGACGCTGTCCCAATTCGACCCGGTGTCACAGCTTCTCGGGTACCAGGCCCCGGGTATCTCGTGCTTCCTGCGCACCACGGCGATCGGTGCCGACATGGCCAAGCCCTACGAGGGCGGAGAGAACGGCATGTTGAAGCTCTACGCCGGACTGTTGCCGGGCAAAGAGCCCTACACGTATCCGAACAGCCTGCCGCGGGTCGACGCACAGGGTGCCCCCACCTGTGCGGGCGGGCTGAGCAATCCCAATACCACCGAGCACTCGAAGTTCTACGTGACCGACAACGCGCAGGTGCCCTACCAGCCGCGGATGACACCGAAGGTCAACCGGGAGAAGCTCTTCCAGCTGCTGTTCGGGGAGCCCGACCTTGGATAA
- a CDS encoding MlaE family ABC transporter permease gives MVLPFTTRLRTARVAVKRAGEDWNQIGDQALFYWDSVVSIPRAVRLYKKETLRLIAEISMGTGALAMIGGTVVVVGFLTLFTGGTIAVQGYSSLANIGVEALTGFFSAFINVRIAVPVISGIALAATIGAGATAQLGAMRVSEEIDALETMAIASIPYLVSTRIVAGMIAIVPLYSLASLASFLASRFATVFIYGQSPGVYDHYFDTFLIPSDILWSFVQAICMAIAVMLIHTYYGYNATGGPVGVGVAVGNAVRASLVVVVVITLLTSLAIYGSDGKFNLAG, from the coding sequence ATGGTCCTTCCGTTCACCACCCGGCTGCGCACCGCGCGCGTTGCGGTCAAACGCGCAGGCGAGGACTGGAACCAGATCGGCGATCAGGCACTGTTCTACTGGGACAGCGTCGTGTCGATCCCGCGTGCGGTCCGCCTCTACAAGAAGGAGACGCTGCGGCTGATCGCCGAGATCTCCATGGGTACAGGTGCTCTCGCGATGATCGGTGGCACCGTCGTGGTCGTCGGCTTCCTCACCCTGTTCACCGGCGGCACCATCGCCGTGCAGGGCTACAGCTCGCTGGCCAACATCGGTGTCGAGGCGCTCACCGGCTTCTTCTCCGCGTTCATCAATGTGCGCATCGCGGTCCCGGTGATCTCCGGAATCGCCCTGGCCGCGACGATCGGGGCCGGTGCCACAGCACAATTGGGCGCGATGCGGGTCAGCGAGGAGATCGACGCCCTGGAGACCATGGCCATCGCCTCGATCCCGTACCTGGTGAGCACCCGCATCGTCGCCGGGATGATCGCGATCGTCCCGTTGTACTCGCTGGCCTCCCTCGCCTCCTTCCTCGCGAGTCGATTCGCGACGGTGTTCATCTACGGACAGTCGCCCGGCGTCTACGACCACTACTTCGACACCTTCCTCATCCCGTCGGACATCCTGTGGTCGTTCGTGCAGGCCATCTGCATGGCCATTGCGGTCATGCTCATCCACACCTACTACGGCTACAACGCCACCGGCGGTCCCGTCGGCGTCGGTGTGGCGGTCGGCAACGCGGTGCGCGCGTCGCTGGTCGTGGTCGTCGTCATCACCCTGCTCACCTCGTTGGCCATCTACGGGTCCGACGGCAAGTTCAATCTGGCGGGCTGA
- a CDS encoding MlaE family ABC transporter permease produces the protein MLSRLAGPLDGVGDFVALGVDSVRELFRRPFQWRETVEQSWAIARVSMVPTLLVAIPFTVLVSFTLNILLREIGAQDLSGAGAALGTITQIGPIVTVLIVAGAGATAICADLGARTIREEIDAMKVLGINPVHRLVVPRIIASTGVAILLNSLVCTIGIGGGFVFSVYLQDVNPGAFIANLTLLTGFGELMISMVKAALFGLFAGMVGCYQGLNVKGGAKGVGDAVNETVVYSFMALFVVNVVVTAVGLKATAG, from the coding sequence GTGCTGAGCAGGCTGGCGGGACCCCTCGACGGGGTGGGCGACTTCGTCGCACTCGGGGTGGACTCGGTCCGGGAGCTGTTCCGCCGCCCGTTTCAATGGCGGGAAACGGTTGAACAGTCCTGGGCCATCGCCCGTGTGTCGATGGTGCCGACGCTGCTCGTCGCGATCCCCTTCACCGTGCTGGTGAGCTTCACCCTCAACATCCTGCTGCGCGAGATCGGTGCGCAGGATCTCTCCGGCGCGGGCGCCGCCCTGGGCACGATCACCCAGATCGGCCCCATCGTCACGGTGCTCATCGTCGCCGGCGCCGGGGCGACCGCGATCTGCGCCGACCTCGGTGCCCGCACCATCCGCGAGGAGATCGACGCGATGAAGGTGCTCGGCATCAACCCGGTGCACCGCCTCGTCGTTCCTCGTATCATCGCCTCGACCGGTGTCGCCATCCTGCTCAACAGCCTGGTGTGCACCATCGGCATCGGCGGCGGTTTCGTCTTCTCGGTCTATCTGCAAGACGTCAACCCCGGTGCGTTCATCGCGAACCTGACGCTGCTCACCGGGTTCGGTGAACTGATGATCTCGATGGTCAAGGCGGCGTTGTTCGGCCTGTTCGCCGGCATGGTCGGCTGCTATCAGGGACTCAACGTCAAGGGCGGCGCGAAGGGCGTCGGCGACGCGGTCAACGAGACCGTCGTGTACTCCTTCATGGCGTTGTTCGTGGTGAACGTCGTGGTGACCGCGGTCGGTCTGAAGGCGACGGCGGGGTAA
- a CDS encoding 3-oxoacyl-ACP reductase, whose protein sequence is MTAGSLEGRVAVVTGAGAGLGRAEALGLAAQGATVIVNDLANALDASDVIDEIAASGATAVPVPGDISDSATAAEIMRTATAELGGLHIVVNNAGVVRDKMLFNLTDDDWDLVIRVHLRGHFLLTRNAAAHWRAESKAAGGPVYGRIVNTSSEAGLLGPEGQANYGAAKAGITALTLSASRALGRYGVRANAICPRARTAMTAGVFGEAPGEGVDPLSPEHVVRLVTYLAGPDADSVTGQVFLVYGPRVMVMAAPTVDEVFTAEGDAWDDGDLAKTLSSYFADRDPRRTFSARDLMS, encoded by the coding sequence ACTGCTGGATCGTTGGAGGGGCGCGTTGCGGTGGTCACCGGCGCGGGTGCCGGGTTGGGTCGGGCCGAGGCACTCGGGCTCGCCGCACAAGGTGCGACGGTCATCGTCAATGACCTTGCGAACGCACTCGACGCGAGCGACGTGATCGACGAGATCGCCGCGTCCGGCGCAACCGCGGTACCGGTACCCGGTGACATCTCGGACTCGGCCACCGCCGCCGAGATCATGCGCACAGCAACCGCCGAGCTCGGCGGACTGCACATCGTGGTGAACAATGCCGGGGTCGTTCGCGACAAGATGCTCTTCAATCTCACCGATGACGACTGGGATCTGGTCATCCGGGTTCACCTGCGCGGCCATTTCCTGCTCACCCGCAACGCGGCCGCCCATTGGCGAGCCGAATCCAAGGCCGCCGGCGGTCCCGTCTATGGGCGCATCGTCAACACCTCCAGCGAGGCCGGATTACTCGGCCCCGAGGGCCAGGCGAACTACGGCGCGGCCAAGGCCGGCATCACCGCGCTGACACTGTCGGCATCAAGAGCGTTGGGCCGCTACGGGGTTCGCGCCAATGCGATCTGCCCGCGGGCTCGCACGGCGATGACCGCCGGGGTCTTCGGTGAGGCGCCCGGCGAGGGCGTCGATCCGCTCTCGCCCGAACACGTCGTCCGACTCGTCACCTACCTCGCCGGCCCGGACGCCGATTCGGTCACGGGGCAGGTATTCCTCGTGTACGGTCCCCGAGTCATGGTGATGGCCGCGCCCACCGTGGATGAGGTCTTCACCGCGGAGGGGGATGCATGGGACGACGGGGATCTCGCCAAGACGCTGAGCAGCTACTTCGCCGATCGCGACCCGCGTCGGACGTTCTCGGCTCGCGACCTGATGTCCTGA